In Solobacterium moorei, a single genomic region encodes these proteins:
- a CDS encoding aspartate/glutamate racemase family protein encodes MEQTKDKLGILGGMGPQATQILYQWILDRTDAVCDQDHIPTMILSDTKMPDRTAAILSGNENAVYERMLHDCHLLESCGSCCIAIPCNTSHYFADRLQKEISIPIIHMPRETVKRLVKTNHKKVAILATDGTIMTGVYRCEIEAAGMQAWKPDAEIQKKVMSLIYDEIKRGEKGNRHTFAAIDRAVRDAGCDCAILGCTELSVYREYHGLPSFYIDAMEVLAEECIRFFDREPLHV; translated from the coding sequence ATGGAACAAACAAAAGATAAATTAGGTATCTTAGGTGGAATGGGCCCACAGGCAACGCAAATCTTATATCAGTGGATTCTTGATCGTACAGATGCGGTTTGTGACCAAGACCATATTCCAACGATGATTCTGTCTGATACAAAGATGCCGGATCGTACAGCAGCGATTTTATCTGGAAATGAGAATGCTGTATATGAACGCATGTTGCACGATTGTCATTTATTAGAAAGCTGTGGTAGCTGTTGTATTGCGATTCCATGCAATACATCACACTACTTCGCAGATCGTTTGCAGAAGGAAATCTCTATTCCAATTATTCACATGCCACGTGAAACGGTAAAACGCTTGGTAAAGACAAATCACAAGAAGGTTGCGATTCTTGCGACTGACGGCACAATCATGACAGGTGTGTATCGTTGTGAAATTGAAGCAGCAGGTATGCAAGCATGGAAACCAGACGCTGAGATACAAAAGAAGGTTATGTCTTTGATTTACGATGAAATTAAACGTGGTGAAAAGGGTAACCGTCATACCTTTGCGGCAATCGATAGAGCAGTCAGAGATGCTGGCTGTGATTGTGCGATTCTTGGTTGTACAGAATTATCTGTATATCGTGAATATCATGGATTACCTTCATTCTATATCGATGCAATGGAGGTTCTAGCAGAGGAATGCATTCGCTTCTTTGATCGTGAACCACTGCATGTATAG
- a CDS encoding Mur ligase family protein codes for MKKYLLKDYISFLQEKNVLGDVNLSDTCMNTVVELVSCDSQQVVRNTLFLCKGVHFKAQYLQDAVNKGAFAYLSEVEYPEVNIPWIPLTNVRYAMANLATMYYNDPWKELNVIGLTGTKGKSTTTYYVKAILDTYLERVGKNESAVISSIGTYDGVERFESHLTTPEPLDLERHFSNAVESKIDFVTMEVSSQALKYDRVLGVNFSVAAFLNIGYDHISSVEHPTWEDYFASKLRIFEQCTYGLVNLDSDHCDEILDAAKAAKKVITFSEANDTADFYGYDVHKVGNDIVFKVRGSDFDEEFKLSMPGLFNVSNALCAIAIARLYDIPVRDIQAGLYHAKVPGRMEIYTSNDKKITAIVDYAHNQLSFQKLFESVRSEYPGYRATIIFGCPGKKAKDRRHDLGEIAGKNADYIYLTEEDAGEEDPLAIAHEIARAVEKEKAPYEIIIDREKAIARAVEDAANVQGNTVILITGKGAETRQKRGTEYIPVMSDVECVNLELKKYNEK; via the coding sequence ATGAAGAAATATTTATTAAAAGACTATATCTCTTTTTTACAGGAGAAGAATGTATTAGGGGATGTCAATCTATCTGATACATGCATGAATACTGTTGTGGAGCTTGTATCCTGTGATTCACAACAGGTTGTTCGTAATACATTATTCTTGTGCAAAGGCGTACACTTTAAAGCACAGTACCTACAGGATGCGGTGAATAAGGGAGCCTTTGCATATCTAAGTGAAGTAGAATATCCGGAAGTAAATATTCCATGGATCCCACTAACGAATGTACGTTACGCAATGGCAAATCTTGCGACGATGTACTACAACGATCCATGGAAGGAACTGAATGTGATTGGACTTACTGGTACCAAAGGAAAGTCCACAACGACATATTATGTAAAGGCAATTCTAGATACATATCTTGAACGTGTTGGTAAAAACGAAAGTGCAGTGATTTCTTCGATTGGCACCTATGATGGTGTTGAACGTTTTGAATCACACTTAACAACACCAGAGCCACTCGATTTAGAAAGACATTTCTCAAATGCAGTTGAATCTAAGATTGATTTTGTGACGATGGAAGTATCCTCACAAGCGTTAAAGTATGATCGTGTACTTGGTGTAAACTTTTCCGTTGCCGCATTCTTAAATATCGGCTATGATCACATATCTTCTGTAGAACATCCTACATGGGAAGATTACTTTGCCTCTAAACTGCGTATCTTTGAACAGTGCACATATGGACTTGTTAATCTAGATTCGGATCACTGTGATGAAATTCTAGATGCGGCCAAAGCTGCAAAGAAAGTAATTACATTCTCAGAGGCGAATGATACCGCCGACTTCTATGGCTACGATGTTCATAAAGTCGGAAATGATATTGTCTTTAAAGTACGTGGAAGTGACTTTGATGAAGAGTTTAAGCTATCAATGCCAGGATTATTCAATGTATCTAATGCGTTATGTGCGATTGCGATAGCACGTTTGTATGATATTCCTGTTCGTGATATTCAAGCCGGTCTCTATCATGCGAAGGTTCCGGGACGTATGGAAATCTATACATCGAATGATAAAAAGATAACCGCAATTGTGGACTATGCACATAACCAATTATCCTTTCAGAAATTATTTGAATCTGTACGAAGTGAATATCCTGGATATCGTGCAACGATTATCTTTGGCTGTCCTGGTAAGAAGGCAAAAGATCGTCGTCATGACTTAGGTGAAATTGCAGGTAAGAACGCTGATTACATCTACTTAACAGAAGAGGATGCAGGGGAAGAAGATCCACTCGCAATTGCCCATGAAATCGCAAGAGCTGTTGAAAAAGAAAAGGCACCATACGAAATCATTATCGACCGTGAAAAAGCCATTGCACGTGCAGTAGAGGATGCCGCAAATGTGCAAGGGAATACAGTCATCTTGATTACAGGTAAAGGTGCAGAAACACGTCAAAAACGTGGTACAGAGTACATTCCGGTGATGTCGGATGTCGAGTGTGTCAATCTTGAATTAAAGAAGTATAACGAGAAATAA
- a CDS encoding ISL3 family transposase has protein sequence MAIDYIITSALNLSQDQVQSLSTYRNHDTLNIYLLLINKHPICPYCGADTSSKGLLTYTFKTQDIAGLKTIVNWKRRRYKCRDCHRTFSEDNIFTPDGMHSTFSMVDQIMKDLGDISINLKTIALRAHVSIPTVELYADSYLRIPRQFLPEYLGIDELYSDMALKNSSYLCVMVDNKARVLNEVIQSRSKKELSTYFENIPLSERQRVKIVTMDMWQPYKDVVKKYLPNAIVAVDPFHVIEHLTSGFSRLRIDIMNHYEKGSRAYYLLKTWHKLLETDYNLDNEPKYNSFFRQKLNYRNLYDQLLEIDPVLTLAYHLKELFRNFNRTAIYPSCTIEITSILDAFISADIPAYEDFLTSITNWKEEYLNSFRRPYDDRKQSNALSEYMNSRLRVLINVSNGLSNFPRFRARVLYALNRKLYYTITDHLQSNKRIGKKRGSYKK, from the coding sequence ATGGCTATTGATTATATTATCACATCTGCTTTGAACTTGTCCCAAGATCAAGTTCAAAGTCTATCTACATATCGCAATCATGATACCTTGAATATTTATCTTCTACTGATAAATAAACACCCCATTTGCCCTTACTGTGGTGCTGATACATCTAGCAAAGGACTTCTAACATATACATTCAAAACGCAAGACATCGCTGGTCTAAAAACGATTGTCAATTGGAAACGTAGACGATATAAGTGTCGTGACTGTCATCGTACTTTTAGTGAAGACAATATCTTTACCCCTGATGGTATGCACTCCACCTTCTCTATGGTCGATCAAATCATGAAAGATCTAGGTGATATCTCCATTAACTTAAAGACAATTGCACTAAGAGCACATGTATCTATTCCTACGGTAGAACTCTATGCCGATAGTTACTTGAGAATTCCAAGGCAGTTCTTACCCGAGTATCTAGGAATTGATGAACTATATTCTGACATGGCGTTAAAAAACAGTTCTTACTTATGTGTCATGGTCGATAATAAAGCTCGTGTTCTAAACGAAGTCATACAGTCTCGTTCAAAAAAGGAACTCAGCACTTACTTTGAAAATATCCCATTAAGTGAGAGACAAAGAGTGAAGATTGTGACCATGGATATGTGGCAGCCATACAAAGATGTTGTAAAGAAATATCTGCCCAACGCCATCGTCGCTGTAGATCCTTTCCATGTCATCGAGCATCTTACATCTGGATTCTCACGTCTACGTATCGATATCATGAATCATTATGAAAAAGGAAGTAGAGCTTATTATCTTCTTAAAACATGGCATAAATTACTGGAAACCGACTACAACTTAGATAACGAGCCGAAATATAACAGTTTCTTTAGGCAAAAATTGAATTATCGAAATTTATATGATCAGTTATTGGAGATTGATCCAGTTTTAACGCTTGCCTACCACTTAAAAGAATTATTTCGCAACTTTAATAGAACTGCTATTTACCCATCTTGTACAATCGAAATTACCTCCATACTAGATGCGTTTATTTCTGCTGATATACCTGCGTACGAAGACTTTTTGACATCTATCACAAACTGGAAAGAGGAGTATCTCAACTCGTTTAGAAGACCGTATGATGACAGAAAACAATCGAATGCACTATCAGAATATATGAATAGTAGATTACGTGTACTGATCAATGTTTCTAATGGTCTTTCAAACTTTCCAAGATTCCGTGCTAGAGTGCTCTACGCGTTAAACAGAAAACTATATTACACAATTACGGATCACCTTCAATCCAACAAAAGGATTGGAAAGAAGCGTGGTTCATACAAAAAATAA
- a CDS encoding FAD-dependent oxidoreductase, which produces MAKKRIAYIGAGPATLYSIQTLLKLGEYDVEVFDMNERAGGACYTGIPQFRFNTSFIDKLMDELTAAGVQFHFQTTIGKDIPFCDLQKKFDRIVVAIGAQVENMFGLEAKGGCIAGLSLLHDLNIKHMHDFYKENYKHAVVWGGGNVAMDCSRSLVRIMDDVKIIYRRSEAEMPAHKGEIKDARDEGVIFHFLENIKEVLRDEAGKVTGVKAITMELGEPDASGRRSTHEVEGSEHIIPCDLVVAAIGQKVDFSILDENLNLTSGQHQSTIGNVLITGDAYLGPQSIAAAIKDGREVAKEVYESFIETER; this is translated from the coding sequence ATGGCAAAGAAGAGAATTGCGTATATTGGTGCAGGACCTGCAACTTTATATAGTATTCAGACACTTTTAAAGCTTGGTGAATACGATGTTGAAGTATTTGATATGAATGAACGTGCTGGTGGTGCTTGCTATACAGGTATCCCACAGTTTCGCTTCAATACAAGCTTTATCGATAAGCTGATGGATGAACTAACAGCAGCTGGTGTTCAGTTTCATTTCCAAACGACAATTGGAAAAGATATCCCATTTTGTGACTTACAGAAGAAGTTTGACCGTATTGTAGTCGCAATCGGTGCTCAAGTGGAGAACATGTTCGGTCTAGAAGCTAAGGGTGGCTGTATCGCAGGCCTTAGCTTACTACATGATTTAAATATCAAACACATGCATGATTTTTATAAAGAGAATTATAAACACGCTGTTGTATGGGGTGGTGGTAACGTTGCGATGGATTGCTCAAGAAGTCTTGTGCGTATCATGGATGATGTAAAAATTATTTATCGTCGTAGCGAAGCGGAGATGCCAGCGCATAAAGGAGAAATCAAAGATGCACGTGACGAAGGTGTCATATTCCATTTCCTAGAGAATATTAAAGAAGTATTGCGTGATGAGGCTGGAAAAGTAACTGGTGTTAAGGCCATTACAATGGAGCTTGGTGAGCCAGATGCGAGTGGAAGAAGATCAACCCATGAAGTAGAAGGCAGTGAACATATCATTCCATGTGATTTGGTTGTTGCGGCAATCGGACAAAAAGTGGACTTCAGTATTCTCGATGAAAATCTAAATTTGACTTCCGGTCAACATCAGAGTACAATAGGAAATGTACTAATAACAGGGGATGCTTATTTAGGCCCTCAATCGATCGCAGCTGCAATTAAAGACGGGCGAGAAGTTGCGAAAGAGGTATATGAATCGTTCATTGAAACAGAAAGATAG
- a CDS encoding sodium-dependent transporter, whose product MKREKLSSRLGFILLSAGCAIGLGNVWRFPYIVGQYGGAAFVLIYIACLVLLGLPIIIMEYAVGRSSQKSIALAFDELEPRGTKWHIYKWFGMGGNYLLAMYYTTITGWLLLYFFKTLRGDFNGLDATAVGNQFSSLINQPLTMFIFMTITVILCFGICSMGLQNGVEKITSKMMVALLILMVALGINSIFLKGGQGGLEFYLKPNLAAIQEVGIGKVIFAALGQSFFTLSIGIGTMTIFGSYIDKKHALAGEALHVLALDTLVAIMAGFIIFPACFAFGVEPSQGPKLIFVTLPNIFNHMFLGQLWGALFFLFMSFAALSTVIAIFQNIIGFSSDLTKVSVKKSSLINAIVIIVLSLPCILGFNVLQNITPLGAGTNIMDLEDFIVSNNLLPIGSLIFLLFCTSKYGWGFKNFLKEANEGKGIKFPTWARLYISYVIPLIILWIFIQGYISTFIR is encoded by the coding sequence ATGAAACGTGAAAAACTCTCATCACGCCTCGGCTTTATTTTATTATCCGCAGGTTGCGCAATCGGCTTAGGAAACGTATGGAGATTCCCGTACATCGTCGGACAATACGGTGGCGCAGCCTTTGTACTAATCTATATTGCATGTTTAGTATTGCTAGGACTACCAATTATTATTATGGAATACGCCGTTGGTAGAAGCAGTCAAAAAAGTATCGCTCTCGCCTTCGATGAATTAGAACCAAGAGGTACTAAATGGCATATCTACAAATGGTTCGGTATGGGTGGTAATTACTTACTTGCAATGTACTATACAACTATCACAGGTTGGTTATTACTATACTTCTTCAAAACATTACGCGGAGACTTCAATGGTTTAGACGCAACAGCAGTTGGCAACCAATTCTCTAGCCTAATAAATCAACCACTCACAATGTTTATCTTCATGACTATTACAGTCATACTCTGTTTTGGTATCTGTTCTATGGGACTACAAAACGGAGTAGAAAAAATTACTTCTAAGATGATGGTAGCACTACTCATCCTGATGGTAGCACTAGGTATTAACTCCATCTTCTTAAAAGGAGGACAGGGAGGACTTGAATTCTACCTGAAACCAAACCTAGCAGCCATCCAAGAAGTCGGCATTGGTAAAGTCATCTTCGCAGCACTAGGACAATCCTTCTTTACACTCAGTATTGGCATTGGTACAATGACAATCTTCGGCAGCTACATTGATAAAAAACATGCACTCGCTGGCGAAGCATTACATGTACTAGCACTTGATACACTTGTAGCCATCATGGCTGGCTTCATTATTTTCCCAGCATGTTTCGCATTTGGTGTAGAACCATCACAAGGCCCAAAGCTCATCTTTGTTACATTGCCAAATATCTTCAACCATATGTTCCTAGGACAATTATGGGGTGCATTATTCTTCCTATTCATGTCCTTCGCAGCACTTTCAACCGTTATTGCTATCTTCCAAAATATAATTGGATTTAGCTCTGATCTAACAAAAGTATCCGTTAAGAAGTCCTCACTTATCAACGCGATAGTCATCATCGTACTATCACTGCCATGTATACTCGGCTTTAACGTATTACAAAATATCACACCGCTAGGTGCAGGCACAAATATTATGGACTTAGAAGACTTCATTGTTAGTAACAACCTACTACCAATCGGATCTCTTATCTTCCTGCTATTCTGCACCAGCAAATATGGTTGGGGCTTCAAAAACTTCCTTAAAGAAGCTAATGAAGGAAAAGGAATCAAGTTCCCTACATGGGCAAGACTGTATATTTCCTATGTAATTCCACTTATTATCCTATGGATCTTTATCCAAGGTTACATTAGTACATTTATCAGGTAG
- a CDS encoding PTS glucose transporter subunit IIA: protein MKPFVFAAISGAVGALVGAIFHIGATANGVTGIPGYLIASNPLTYTILLLVAGGTSFVLTFLFWHENDVEAETQATTSTPTPVAPQAEPIITTEKGTILSPVKGKVISASEIPDPVFAGEVMGQSVGIIPAEGTVYAPFDGTVMMLFPTKHAIGLQSKDGLEVLIHIGVDTVQMNGEGFEAFVKQDDVIHTGDKLIIFDRAKIKDANHPDTVIVVLTNSANFETIEKSA, encoded by the coding sequence ATGAAGCCATTTGTGTTCGCAGCGATTAGTGGTGCAGTCGGTGCCCTTGTAGGTGCTATCTTCCACATTGGCGCAACTGCTAATGGTGTAACAGGTATTCCAGGCTATCTCATTGCTTCAAACCCACTAACATATACAATCCTACTACTAGTGGCAGGTGGAACATCCTTTGTACTTACATTCTTATTCTGGCACGAAAATGATGTTGAAGCAGAAACACAAGCAACTACATCTACTCCAACTCCAGTAGCACCACAAGCAGAACCAATTATCACAACAGAAAAAGGCACAATCCTTTCCCCAGTAAAAGGAAAAGTCATTTCTGCAAGTGAAATCCCAGATCCAGTCTTTGCAGGTGAAGTAATGGGTCAATCTGTTGGTATCATCCCAGCAGAAGGAACAGTATACGCACCATTTGATGGAACAGTCATGATGTTATTTCCTACAAAACATGCAATTGGATTACAATCCAAGGATGGTTTAGAAGTACTTATTCACATAGGTGTTGATACAGTACAGATGAATGGCGAAGGCTTTGAAGCATTCGTAAAACAGGATGATGTCATCCATACAGGTGATAAGCTCATCATATTCGACCGTGCTAAGATTAAAGACGCAAATCATCCAGATACTGTGATTGTTGTGTTAACTAACAGTGCAAATTTCGAAACGATTGAAAAATCCGCATAA